A window of the Lactuca sativa cultivar Salinas chromosome 7, Lsat_Salinas_v11, whole genome shotgun sequence genome harbors these coding sequences:
- the LOC111887699 gene encoding uncharacterized protein LOC111887699, which yields MTYAPPTDKDADVELNSEQPPVTIHQSAFQVDLEEEISEEVLLDEEVGVIPEYTFMASAHFSSKPSRSKSSYDFGSSSSTTPDGDSNSKHQEDDATTKPGSSTHPHSPKSPSQHSDSDSESSAGDYVDPFALLEIRTNISDTMQKVASVETSVMELNSMMDQKVFGLDSKLDAILQTLSQQLGPSFAEREAHLD from the coding sequence ATGACCTATGCTCCTCCCACTGACAAGGATGCAGATGTTGAGCTAAACTCAGAACAACCACCAGTAACCATTCATCAAAGTGCTTTCCAAGTCGATCTGGAAGAAGAAATTTCCGAAGAAGTATTGCTGGACGAAGAAGTAGGGGTCATTCCGGAATACACCTTCATGGCTTCTGCTCACTTTTCATCCAAGCCATCCAGATCTAAGTCTTCCTATGACTTCGGATCCTCATCTTCTACCACTCCGGACGGAGACTCAAACTCTAAACATCAAGAAGATGATGCTACCACTAAACCTGGTTCTTCAACTCATCcccactctcccaaatctccttcGCAACACTCCGACTCTGATTCAGAATCATCTGCTGGTGATTATGTTGACCCTTTCGCTCTCCTGGAGATCCGGACTAATATCTCTGACACGATGCAAAAAGTGGCATCTGTGGAAACATCGGTAATGGAGCTAAATTCCATGATGGATCAAAAAGTCTTCGGACTTGATTCCAAACTTGATGCTATTCTGCAGACACTCTCTCAGCAGCTCGGACCATCATTTGCTGAAAGAGAAGCCCACCTTGATTAG